One part of the Streptomyces lienomycini genome encodes these proteins:
- a CDS encoding adenosylmethionine--8-amino-7-oxononanoate transaminase yields the protein MPEPALNVAELLALDRRHVWHPYGPMPGRQDPLVVESASGVRLRPADGSGELVDGMSSWWSAIHGYNHPVLNEAAREQLGRMSHVMFGGLTHEPAVRLAKLLVDMSPEGLEHVFLADSGSVSVEVAVKMCLQYWRSLGRPGKRRLLTWRGGYHGDTWQPMSVCDPEGGMHELWSGALPRQVFADAPPAEYQEAYAEHLRSLIERHADELAAVIVEPVVQGAGGMRFHSPAYLRVLREACDAHGVLLVFDEIATGFGRTGALFAAEHAAVAPDVMCVGKALTGGYLTMAATLCTSRVAEGISRGEVPVLAHGPTFMGNPLAAAVACASIGLLLGQDWRAEVKRIEAGLGEGLAPAAGLPGVRDVRVLGAIGVVQLDHAVDMRAATQAAVREGVWLRPFRDLVYTMPPYVTGDADVARIARAVCAAAREG from the coding sequence ATGCCTGAGCCCGCGCTGAACGTCGCCGAGCTGCTCGCGCTCGACCGGCGGCACGTCTGGCACCCGTACGGGCCCATGCCCGGACGGCAGGACCCGCTCGTCGTGGAGTCGGCGAGCGGGGTGCGGCTGCGGCCGGCGGACGGCTCCGGGGAGCTGGTCGACGGGATGTCGTCCTGGTGGTCGGCGATCCACGGCTACAACCACCCGGTGCTGAACGAGGCCGCGCGCGAGCAGTTGGGGCGGATGAGCCACGTCATGTTCGGCGGGCTCACGCACGAGCCCGCCGTGCGGCTGGCGAAGCTCCTTGTCGACATGTCACCCGAGGGCCTGGAGCACGTGTTCCTCGCCGACTCCGGGTCGGTGTCGGTCGAGGTCGCCGTCAAGATGTGCCTGCAGTACTGGCGTTCGCTCGGCCGCCCCGGCAAGCGCCGTCTGCTCACCTGGCGCGGCGGCTACCACGGGGACACCTGGCAGCCCATGTCGGTGTGCGACCCGGAGGGCGGGATGCACGAACTGTGGTCCGGTGCCCTGCCGCGCCAGGTCTTCGCGGACGCGCCCCCGGCGGAGTACCAGGAGGCGTACGCCGAGCATCTGCGGTCGCTCATCGAGCGGCACGCCGACGAGCTGGCCGCGGTGATCGTCGAGCCGGTGGTGCAGGGCGCGGGCGGGATGCGCTTCCACTCCCCCGCGTACCTGCGCGTGCTGCGCGAGGCGTGCGACGCGCACGGCGTGCTGCTGGTGTTCGACGAGATCGCGACCGGGTTCGGGCGCACGGGCGCGCTGTTCGCGGCGGAGCACGCGGCGGTGGCACCGGACGTGATGTGCGTGGGCAAGGCGCTGACCGGCGGCTATCTGACGATGGCCGCCACCCTGTGCACGTCGCGGGTGGCCGAGGGCATCTCGCGGGGCGAGGTCCCGGTGCTGGCCCACGGGCCGACGTTCATGGGCAATCCGCTGGCGGCGGCCGTGGCGTGCGCGTCGATCGGCCTGCTGCTCGGCCAGGACTGGCGCGCGGAGGTCAAGCGGATCGAGGCGGGCCTGGGCGAGGGGCTCGCGCCCGCCGCCGGGCTGCCCGGGGTGCGTGACGTGCGGGTGCTCGGCGCGATCGGGGTGGTGCAGCTCGACCACGCCGTCGACATGCGGGCGGCGACTCAGGCGGCGGTGCGCGAGGGCGTGTGGTTGCGGCCGTTCCGCGACCTGGTCTACACCATGCCGCCGTATGTCACGGGCGACGCGGACGTGGCACGGATCGCCCGCGCGGTGTGCGCGGCGGCACGGGAGGGATGA
- the bioD gene encoding dethiobiotin synthase — MPVLVITGTGTEVGKTVVTAAVAATAAAGGRSVAVLKAAQTGVGPHETGDAQEVARLAGGVTVAEVARFPEPLAPGTAARRAGLAPVCPREVAQAAEKLAAEHDLVLVEGAGGLLVRFDAAGGTLADVAALLDAPVLLVAAAGLGTLNTTELTARELRHRALELPGVVIGSWPGSPDLASRCNLADLPDVAGAPLLGAVPDGAGALAPAAFRAAAPRWLAPHLGGGWDADAFTAREAP, encoded by the coding sequence ATGCCGGTACTGGTGATCACGGGCACGGGCACGGAGGTCGGCAAGACCGTGGTGACCGCCGCCGTCGCGGCGACGGCGGCGGCGGGCGGCCGGTCGGTGGCCGTGCTCAAGGCCGCGCAGACGGGTGTGGGGCCGCACGAGACCGGGGACGCCCAGGAGGTGGCGCGACTCGCGGGCGGGGTGACGGTGGCCGAAGTGGCCAGGTTCCCCGAACCGTTGGCGCCGGGCACGGCCGCTCGCCGGGCCGGCCTGGCTCCGGTCTGCCCGCGGGAGGTGGCTCAGGCCGCGGAGAAGCTCGCCGCCGAGCACGACCTGGTGCTGGTCGAGGGCGCGGGCGGACTGCTCGTACGCTTCGACGCGGCCGGCGGGACGCTCGCGGACGTCGCCGCCCTGCTGGACGCACCGGTGCTGCTGGTGGCGGCGGCGGGGCTGGGCACGCTGAACACCACGGAACTGACGGCGCGGGAACTGCGGCATCGGGCGCTGGAGCTGCCGGGGGTGGTGATCGGCAGCTGGCCCGGGTCCCCGGACCTCGCCTCGCGCTGCAATCTCGCGGACCTGCCGGACGTGGCCGGGGCCCCGCTGCTGGGCGCGGTGCCCGACGGTGCGGGCGCGCTCGCGCCGGCCGCGTTCCGTGCGGCGGCACCGCGCTGGCTCGCGCCGCACCTGGGCGGCGGATGGGACGCGGACGCGTTCACGGCCCGGGAGGCGCCCTGA